The segment GCGACGGCACCGCGTCGGCCTCGTGGCCGGCGTCCGTCGCTCCCACGTCGTCGGTAGCCTCGCCGGATGCGTCGGCGGTGTCGCTCATTCTGCCACCCCCTTGAGCCGACCGTAGAGGCCGCGCATCCAGTCACGCAGGTAGCCCCAGATGCCCTCCAGCGGGGCCACCACGACGATGACGACGAACAGCGCGCCGAGGAAGAAGTGCCAGTGCGTCAGCACCCCCGAGAGGTCGACGCTCGCGAACCCGAGGTGCAGCACCTCGAACTCGTTGAGGAACTCCTCGGCGAACTGCCAGACGAACACGCCCGCGATGGGGCCGAAGAAGTACCGGACTCCGCCGAGGACGGCCATCAGCACGGTGTCGCCGCTGGTGATGACGCTGAGGGTCTCCTGTGACGCGCCGTACCGGTCGACCATCAGCACCGACCCGGCGAGCGCCGAGAACGCGGCGCTGATGGTGAACGCCTGCACCTTGTACCGGGTCGTGTCGATACCCATCGCCCGTGCGAGGTCGCCGTTCTCGCGGATGGCGATGAGCGACCGCCCGAACGGCGAGCGAACGATCTGCCAGAGCGCGAGCATCGCGACGAGGAACACCACCGAGACGAACCAGTACCAGTCGACCTCGAGGCCCCCGAAGACGACGACGAGTTGGCCCCGGGTCGACTCGATCCACGACGGCAGCACGTTCTGCGTGACGCCGTTCGAGCCGCCGGTGAGGTTCAGCGGGTTCCGGTTCGCGGTGAACTCCACGGCCTGTGCGACCGCCAGCGTGAGGAAGGCGAAGTAGATCTCGCCCTTCTCGACGGTGAGCCGCCCGAGCAGGTAGCCGACCGTCGCCGCGACGCCGATGCCGATGGCGGCGGCGACCGGGAACGGCAGTTCGGGCGCGCCGGCCCGGCCGGAGACGCCGATGGCCGCGGCGTACATCCCGAAGCCGAGGAACATCGCATGCCCGAACGAGAGCAGCCCCGCGTAGCCGAAGAGCAGGTTGAACGCCGCGACGAACACCATCCAGATGAGGATGGTCGCCGCGACGGCCTCGTAGCCCAGCAACAGCGGGTGCGAGATGACCGGGCGCAACAGCAGGACGACCAGGACGAGCCCGAGCGGCACCCGGTAGCGCCAGAACAGCGCCCGGGCGCGGTCCAGCGTCTCGGTCGACCCGCCGCCGGTCGCCGTCTCGCCGCTCATTCGAGGAACCCCTCCTCGCCGAACAGCCCCCGTGGCCGGTACAGCAGGATGAGTATCATCACGAGGTACGGGACGAGGTCCCGGATCTGGAGCGCCAGCCACGGCTGGTTCGTCACCTCCGCGAGCGCGGTGAGCACGACCGGCGTGAGGTACGCCGACACGCCGATGAGGATGCCGCTCACCACGCTCCCGAACAGGCTCCCGATACCCCCGACCACGACGACCACGAACGCGAGGATGACGAACGTCTCGCCCATCGTCGTCCGCATGCCCGTCTCGGCGGAGTACAGCACGCCGGCGAAGCCGGCCAGCGCCGCCCCGAGGAAGAACATCGCGGTGAAGCGAACCGGGAGGTTCACCCCGACGAACTCGGTCATCTCGCCGTCCTGGACCCCGGCCCTGACCGTGAGCCCGAAGTCGGTCCGCGAGATGAGCAGGTACACCGCGACGATGGTGACGACCGCCACGCCGACCAGGAACAGCCGGTAGGTCGGCACCGTCGTCACGCCGAGGTCCGTCCCGCGCGTGAGCACCGCCGGTCGGGAGATCTCGAGCGGGGCGGTCCCCCAGTACGCACGGATGACCTCCTCGATCATCATCGTCAGGCCGAACGTCGCGAGCAGGCTGACGATGGGGTCCGAGCCGTAGAGGTATCGCAGCACGGTGATCTCCAGGACGACGCCGACCACGCCGACGATGAGCGGTGCGAGTATCAGCGCCGCCCAGAACGGCAGGCCGAGCGTGACGACGACCGAGTACGAGAGGTACGCCCCCAGCATGAAGAACGCGCCGTGGGCGAAGTTGACGATACCCATCAGGCCGAGGATGAGCGAGAGCCCGAGCGTGACGAGCACGAGCACCATCCCGTACACGAGGCCGCCGATGGCCTGGTCGATGAACAGCCCCGGCTCGACCGCGAACGTGACCGCAAGCAGGACGATGGTGAGGACCGCGGCGGCCCACCAGGCTGGCGAGACCGTCGCGAGGTCCTCACGGGTGAGTTCCGTCGTGCTCATCGATCACATCGAACAGCCGGTCTCGGACACCGGGCGCGCCACGTCGTCGCCGTCGAACGTGTTCACGACCTGGAACCACCGCTTGTAGGGGTCCTCGGACATCTCCTCGACCGGCAGCGCCTCCACGGTGTAGGTGGGCTGGATGAGCTGGTGGTCGCCCTCGCGCCAGTACATCCCGCTGTCGCCGCCCTTGATGTCGGCGGCCACGGACGTCACCTCGTGGCCCTCCAGAGCCCCGCGCATGTCGTCGGCGTTGGTCGAGTCCGCCCGCACGGCCGCGCGCACCGCCTGGTCCATCGAGAGGTACCCGAGGAAGTGCCGGACGTACGGGTCCGTGTCCGAGTACTCCGCGACCCGCTCGCAGAAGTCGACGCTCGCGTCGGTGTCGACCGCCGGCCCCCAGACCTGCCCCGCCGAGTCGAGGATTCCGGCCGACTCACGGTCCAGTCCCCAGAAGACGGCGTCCTCGAGCTGGTGCATCGCGAGCGTGTAGTTCCCCTGCATGCCCTGTGAGACCAGCTGGTTCGTCGCCTTCCGCAGGTCCAGTCCGGCGATGAGCATCCCGATGCCCTCCGCGCCGGAGTTGTCCGCCTCGTTCAGGTACGGCGAGTAGTCGTCCGCCGGGAACGGCGTCGCCGACCGCCCGACGACCTCCTTGCCCTGCTCCTCGAGGATGCGGGTCACCGCCGACTGTGCGGTCTGGCCCCACGCGTAGTCCGAGTAGAGCAGGTACCAGCTGTCCGCGCTCTCGGCCATCTCCGCGCCGATGCTCGCCGCGAGCATGGAGTTCGACGCCGTTGGACGGAACGAGTACGGCCCGCACGCCTCGCCGGTCAGGCCGTCCCCGTGTGCCCCCGTCGGCATGTAGATGACCTCGTTCTCGTTCGCCCAGGAGGCCATCGCCTGCGCGGCGCTCGACGAGACAGCCCCCATCGTGAAGTCCGCCTCGGCCTCGGTGACCATCCGCTGGAGCTGGCTCACGCCCGTCTGCGGGTCGAGCTGCGTGTCGCCCTCTTCGACCGTGATGCTGACGTCGAGTTCCTCCTCCAGGTCCTCGGCCGCGAGCATCGCCCCGTCCAGAGCTGACTGGCCGAACACCGCGAACGGCCCCGACAGCGACGTTGCGTAGCCGACCGTCAGCTCGTTGGCCCCGCCCTCGCCACCACCGCCGCCGAGACAGCCCGCGAGTCCACCGATACCTGCCGCGCCAGCCGCGCGGAGTACCGTGCGCCTGTCCACCGTTTCCCGAGTGTTGTTGCCACTCATGAACTGGACTAACAATCGACCATAAATAAACCTACGTAGTGAAATCGAGTGTGGACGGCGGGTTCAGCCTGTCAGACCGGTGGGTTCAAGCCACTCGAACGAACGGCCGTCACGACCGTCACGTCGAAAGGGGACCGACGGGGGCCACTGAACGACGCCGCATCGCCCGGCCGTCCCGGGACTATCTTTTTTACCCCCCGCTCGCGTAGCGTCCCCCATGAAGTTCGTTATCGTGGGATACGGTCGCGTCGGAACGAGAACCTGCCGCATCCTCAGCGAGGAGGGCCACGACGTCGTCGTGGTCGACAACGACCCTGACCGCGTGGCCCGCGCGCGCAACGACGGCTTCACCGTCGTCGAGGGTGACGCCGAGAACGAGGACGTACTCCAGGAGGCCGGCATCGCCGACGCCGACGCCATCGCCGCGCTCACGCCCGACCTGAACGCGAACTTCACCGCCTGCATGATCGGGAAGCACAACGGCGCGCGGACCGTCCTCCGCATCGACGAGGACTACCGCGAGGACATCTACGAGAAGTACGCCAGCGACGTCGACGAGGTCATCTACCCCGAGCGGCTGGGTGCCGCCGGCGCGAAGACCGCGATGCTCGGCGGCGACTTCAACGTCCTCGCCGACGTGACCGAGAACCTGCAGTTCTCCGTCTTCGAGATTCCCGAAGATTCGAAGCTCGTCGGCAAGCGCGTCGTCGAGGTCGACCTGCCCGAGCAGGCGCGCGTCTACGCCCACGGGCCGAGCGACGGCCCGCTCACGATTCCGCTCCCCTCGACGTCGATCGACGCGGGCGACCGACTCGCCGTCGTCGTCGAACAGACGGGTGTCGACTCGGTACGGCAGGCACTCACCGCGGCCTGAGGTCGTGTCGGCGGAAAGGGGGGGAAGAGACAGCTACCGGGCGCGCGACGTTTAGGATGGGAGTTCGAGGCCGTCGTGCGCGCCCTACCGGTGCGTGACCTCGATTGGCCTTAAAGTTACGTCAGACGTTCGTCACACGGTGGCGGCGATACCCCACCAGCGGTTCGCTTTTGACGCCCCGCCGACTCACTCCCACCATGCAAGGCACCGGACTGCCGCTCGTGACACCCTTCGACGAGGCGGGCGACGTGGACGAACCCGCGCTCCGCGCGCTCGTCGACCGTGTCACCGACGCCGGCGTCGACTTCATCGTCCCGTGTGGGTCGAACAGCGAGGCACCACTGCTCACCGCGGCAGAGCGCCGGCGCGTCGTCGAGATCGTCGCCGACCGGAGCGACGTCCCCGTCCTCGCCGGCACGGGCCAGCCGGGCTACCGCGAGACACTCGCCGACACCGAGGCTGCCGGCGCGGCCGGTGCCGACGCCGCGCTCGTGGTCACCCCGTACTACTTCCGGCACGACCAGAGGGCGCTCGCGTCGTACTACCGCGACCTCGCCGACGAGAGCCCCATCCGGGTCTACCTCTACAGCGTGCCGAAGTACACCGAGACGGCGCTCGACCCGCGCACCGTCGAGTCGCTGGCGACGCACCCGAACGTCGGCGGCATCAAGGACTCCAGCGGGAACCTCGAACGACTCCAGCGCACGGCCGCCATGACCGAAGACGCCGACTTCTCCGCCCTCGTCGGGAGCGGGAGCATCTACGCCGCCGGCCTCGACCACGGTGCAGCCGGCGGGGTGCTCGCGCTGGCGAACGTCGTCCCCGGCCTCGCGAGCGACATCTACGACCGTCACACCGAGGGCGACGCCGACGGCGCACGCGACCTGAACCGGTCGCTCGTCGAGCTGAACCGCGCGGTCACCGCCCGGTACGGCGTCCCCGGACTGAAAGCCGCGATGCGCTCGCGGTCGCTCCCCGCCGGGCACGTGCGACGGCCGTTCCGCCCGGTCGACGAGGACGCCGCGACCGAGCTCGCCGAACTCGTGGAGGCCGCACGATGAGCTGGGGCGAGCTGTTCGACCGGGCCGCCGAATACGACGTGACCGTCGAGGACGTGCGCGAGACGCTCACCGAGCACCGTCGCGAGAGGGGCGACGAGAACGCCGACGACGGAGGCGACGATGAGCGCTGAGTCGGCCGCCCGCGTCGTCGCCGACGCCGACGTGCTCGCCGCCGACGTCTGCTGTGGCGGGGCGAGCCGTGCGGCCATGGACCACGTCCGGCGACACGACTGGGTGACCCTCGTCGCGAGCGACCACCTGCTCGACGACGCCGAGGCGGTCCTCTCGGAGCTGACGGACGCGTCGCTCGCGGCGGACTGGCGCGAGCGCATCGAGGCCGAGCGCGAGCCGGTGGACCATCCAGCGACGGACCATCCCGGACTGGCGTCGGCCTACCGCGGGCAGGCCGCCCACCTCCTGAGCTTCGACGAGGGACTCGGGAGCGTCGACGCCGGGGCGAACCTGAACCGCCGGATGTCGCTCAGCGTCCGGACGCCGGACGCGTTCGCGCGGCTGTTCGACGCCGAGAGCCTGTACGAGGCCGTCGTCGGTGGCGAGTACCCTGGGCCGGACCGCGACCCGAGAGCCTGATCAGGTCCGTTCGAAGGTTCGCTTCAGGAGGACGTAGACGAGCGCGAGGTCCACGGGTGCGACCGCGAGGAGGACCCAGTATACCGAGGAGTCAGACACGAAGAGCACTCCAGCCGCCAGGAGGAGCATGATGGCACTTCCGGTGGCGGCGAACAGGGCAGCCTGATGGGGACCGAGTCGCTGGACCATCGAGTCGGAGGACATCACCGAAACCGCGGGACGTGGCCCCGATAGAACTTCCGATTACCGCTCCTCGTTGACCCGCCGGGCGACCCGCCGGAGGATCGGTCGTGGCGTCACCCGCGAGAGCAGGTAGAGCGCCTTCATCGGCAGCCCGGGGACGACGACCGGCTTGCCCTTCATCAGTCCCGTGTAGCCCGCCTTGGCGACGTCCTCGACGGGTTGTTTGTACGTCGAGCCGACCGCGGAGTCCTCCATGCCGGCGCGGGACTGGAAGTCGGTGTCGACTGGCCCGGGGGCCAGAACCGTCGCGGAGACGCCGGTGTCGCGCAGTTCCTCGGCGAGCGCCTCGGTGAAGGAGTTGACGTAGGCCTTGCTTGCGTAGTAGCCGGCCATGAACGGCCCGGGCTGGAAGCCGGCCGTCGAGCCGACGTTGAGGATCTTCCCGTGGTCGCGGTCGGTGAAGTCGTCGAGGAACAACCGGGTGAGCTCGACGAGCGTGACGACGTTCAGCCGCAGCTGGGTGCGCTCCTCGTCAAGGTCGGCGTCGGCGAACGGCCCGTAGGTGCCGATACCAACGTTGTTCACGAGGATGCCGACCCCGAGGTCGCGCTCGTGGACCGCGTCGTACAGCTCCTGGCTCGCGCCGTCCCGGTCGAGGTCCATCGCGAGCGGCGTCACGTCGACGGCGTACCGGGATTCGATTTCCTCGGCCACCCCGTCGAGGATGTCCTCGCTGCGGGCGACGGCGACGACGTCGTGGCCGTGGCGGGCGAACTGTCTGGCGAGCTCGCGGCCGATGCCGCTGGACGCGCCGGTGATGAGGGCGGTGTCGCGTGTCATATCGGCAACGGCGGACGCCGGGAGAGTAACGCTTCGGGTTTCGGCTGGACCGACGGAGAGTCCGGACTGGCGGACAGGGAGTAGCGGACAGGCGGCGCGGCAGTGCCCCCGGCGGTGCGCCACGCACCCGCCTCGGCCGCCGGGGGCCGGTAGTCAGTACACGCCGAGCCTGGCCCCGGCTTCGGACTTGAACTGTCGGGTGACCGGTGAGGAACTAGCGGGGGCCCTTGCGCTCCGCCGGCTCGGCGGCGAGCCAGTCCGCGAACTTCGCCAGCGCGCGACCGCGATGGCTGATGGCGTTCTTCTCGGCGGTGCTCATCTCGGCCATGGTCTGTCCGTCGTGCTCGAAGATGGGGTCGTAGCCGAACCCGCCGTCGCCGCGCGGGTCGACGATACGGCCCTGAACTGCGCCCTCGAACGTGTTGACCTCGTCGCCGTCGCAGTACGCGAGGACGGTCCGGAAGCGCGCGCGGTCGTCGTCGGCGGTGGCGACGAGGTCGCGCACGCCCTGCACGCCGACGGTGTCCTGGACGTAGGCCGAGTACGGGCCGGGGAAGCCGTCGAAGGCGTCGCAGAACAGCCCGGCGTCGTCGACCAGCACGGGCTCCTCGCCGCCGAGGTGTTCGAACGCCTCGCGGGCGCCGTGGGCGGCGATGTCGCCGAGGTCGTCGCTCTGTATCTCGGTGTAGTCGTAGTTCACCTGCTCGACGGGCTCGGCGAGGTACTCGCGGGCCTCGCGGACCTTCCCCTCGTTGCTCGTCACGAAGCGAATCGTCATGCGATAGCGTCGGCGGGTCGGGGCCAAAGAGCCGTCGGTCGCGGGCGAGCCGCGACGGACGGGCGTCAGCAGTCGAGGTCGCCGAGCAGCTCCGCGGCGGCCTTCTGGAGGTGTTCGGCGGCGGTGCCCGTCGAGCAGTCGAGCTCGTCTGCCACGTCGGCGACCGTCGCCTCGCGAGGAACCTCGTAGTAGCCCAGATCCTGTGCCGCCTGGACGGCCTCGCGCTGGCGGTTGGTGAGTCGCGCCCCGGCGGCTGCGGGGTCGGCGGCGTACTCGCCGACGCGTTCGATGTCCACACGGATGCCGTCCGGCGTCGCCTCGAACACCTCCCGAAGGCGGTCGGGCTCCCCGAGGACGCCGATGGACACCGAGCGGTCCATCCGGTAGGACAGCGGCGGAACGGCCGCGATGCTCGGTCGCGAGAACGCCGCCATCAGGCCCTCGCCGGTCTCGTCGGGGTCGTCCATGACGTAGACGTAGAAGCGGTCGTCACCGAGCGGGGCCACCTCGAACGACCGGACGCCATCGACCTCCCGCAACGCCGCCTCGTACGGCTCGCGGGGGCCGCGGACGTGGAAGAGGAGCGTGTTCGCGTCGGGCGTGGCGAAGTTCCAGTTGACGAGGTCGTACTCGTCGTACCCCCCGTGGTCGCAGACGAACTCGTGCATCGGGTGGATGGTCTCCGCCGAGTGCCTGAGTGTGACCTGCAGGTACTTCATCGACCACGGGTTCGCACGTGTGACTTAAATCCCCTAGCGACTGCGACCGAAGCGCCGTGGCACCGCGGCCACGAATGCCGGTATGGAGCGACCGACGAGTCCCACAGGGGGTATCGTGCGATGAGCGGGGGGACGGCCGAGACGCTTGTGTCGCCGGAACGGGCGACAGAGCCGGACATCGACGGGCTGGTTGGCGAGTACGTCCTCGACCGCGAGGAGCACCTGAACGCGCCGGGCATCGTCGTCCGGCCCGACCAGGTCCGGACCGTCCTCGCACTCCTCAAGCGCGAGGCGGGCTACGACCACTGCTCCTGCGTCACCGCCCAGCAGTACGAGGACCGCTACGAGACCATCTACCACCTCAAGAGCTACGACGACCCGACCGACGAGCTGAGCGTCGTGGTCCCGACGACCGTCGACGAGCCGTGGAGCGAGTCCGCCGCACCCGTCTACGAGACGGCGAACTGGCACGAGCGGGAGGCGTACGACCTGGTCGGCATCGACTACGGCGACCACCCCGACCCGCGGCGTATCCTCCTGCCCCGGACGTGGCAGGGCCACCCGCTCTCGCTGGACTACGACCAGGACCAGCCGCAGGTCGTCCCGCTGGAGGAGCACGCGAACCCGCTGCACGACGACGAACGCGAACAGGACACGCTCTTCCTCAACATCGGGCCGCATCACCCGTCGACCCACGGCGTCCTGCACGTCGAGACCGTCCTCGACGGCGAGACCGTGGTCGACGTGGACCCGGACATCGGCTTCATCCACCGCTGCGAGGAGCAGCTGTGCCAGAACGGCACCTACCGCCACCAGATCATGCCCTATCCCGACCGCTGGGACTGGGCCTCCTCCGGCCTGCTGAACGAGTGGGCGTACGCCCGTGCCGCCGAAGATTTGGCGGACATCGAGGTGCCCGAGTACGCACAGGTCATCCGGACGATGGGGGCGGAGCTCTGCCGCATCGCCTCGCACATGCTCGCCATCGCGACGTACGCGCTCGACGTGTTCGGCGAGTTCACCGCCGTCTTCCAGTACGGCATCCGCGACCGCGAGAAGGCGCTGGGACTGCTCGAACAGCTCACCGGCCAGCGCATGATGTTCAACTACCTCAGACTCGGCGGTGTCGCCTGGGACCTCCCCGACCCCCGCGAGGCGTTCTTCGCGGACGTGCGCGAGACCCTGGCGACGCTCCCGCCCGCGCTGGAGGAGTACCACGACCTGCTCACGAGCAACGAGGTCTTCCAGCTCCGCTGCGTCGACACCGGTCACCTCGACCCCGACGTCGCGAAGGAGTACGGCTGCACCGGCCCCGTCGCCCGCGGCTCCGGCATCGACTACGACCTGCGCCGCGACGACCCGTACGGCTACTACGACGAGCTCGACTGGGACGTC is part of the Haloarchaeobius litoreus genome and harbors:
- a CDS encoding branched-chain amino acid ABC transporter permease: MSGETATGGGSTETLDRARALFWRYRVPLGLVLVVLLLRPVISHPLLLGYEAVAATILIWMVFVAAFNLLFGYAGLLSFGHAMFLGFGMYAAAIGVSGRAGAPELPFPVAAAIGIGVAATVGYLLGRLTVEKGEIYFAFLTLAVAQAVEFTANRNPLNLTGGSNGVTQNVLPSWIESTRGQLVVVFGGLEVDWYWFVSVVFLVAMLALWQIVRSPFGRSLIAIRENGDLARAMGIDTTRYKVQAFTISAAFSALAGSVLMVDRYGASQETLSVITSGDTVLMAVLGGVRYFFGPIAGVFVWQFAEEFLNEFEVLHLGFASVDLSGVLTHWHFFLGALFVVIVVVAPLEGIWGYLRDWMRGLYGRLKGVAE
- a CDS encoding branched-chain amino acid ABC transporter permease, which translates into the protein MSTTELTREDLATVSPAWWAAAVLTIVLLAVTFAVEPGLFIDQAIGGLVYGMVLVLVTLGLSLILGLMGIVNFAHGAFFMLGAYLSYSVVVTLGLPFWAALILAPLIVGVVGVVLEITVLRYLYGSDPIVSLLATFGLTMMIEEVIRAYWGTAPLEISRPAVLTRGTDLGVTTVPTYRLFLVGVAVVTIVAVYLLISRTDFGLTVRAGVQDGEMTEFVGVNLPVRFTAMFFLGAALAGFAGVLYSAETGMRTTMGETFVILAFVVVVVGGIGSLFGSVVSGILIGVSAYLTPVVLTALAEVTNQPWLALQIRDLVPYLVMILILLYRPRGLFGEEGFLE
- a CDS encoding ABC transporter substrate-binding protein produces the protein MSGNNTRETVDRRTVLRAAGAAGIGGLAGCLGGGGGEGGANELTVGYATSLSGPFAVFGQSALDGAMLAAEDLEEELDVSITVEEGDTQLDPQTGVSQLQRMVTEAEADFTMGAVSSSAAQAMASWANENEVIYMPTGAHGDGLTGEACGPYSFRPTASNSMLAASIGAEMAESADSWYLLYSDYAWGQTAQSAVTRILEEQGKEVVGRSATPFPADDYSPYLNEADNSGAEGIGMLIAGLDLRKATNQLVSQGMQGNYTLAMHQLEDAVFWGLDRESAGILDSAGQVWGPAVDTDASVDFCERVAEYSDTDPYVRHFLGYLSMDQAVRAAVRADSTNADDMRGALEGHEVTSVAADIKGGDSGMYWREGDHQLIQPTYTVEALPVEEMSEDPYKRWFQVVNTFDGDDVARPVSETGCSM
- a CDS encoding potassium channel family protein yields the protein MKFVIVGYGRVGTRTCRILSEEGHDVVVVDNDPDRVARARNDGFTVVEGDAENEDVLQEAGIADADAIAALTPDLNANFTACMIGKHNGARTVLRIDEDYREDIYEKYASDVDEVIYPERLGAAGAKTAMLGGDFNVLADVTENLQFSVFEIPEDSKLVGKRVVEVDLPEQARVYAHGPSDGPLTIPLPSTSIDAGDRLAVVVEQTGVDSVRQALTAA
- a CDS encoding dihydrodipicolinate synthase family protein, coding for MQGTGLPLVTPFDEAGDVDEPALRALVDRVTDAGVDFIVPCGSNSEAPLLTAAERRRVVEIVADRSDVPVLAGTGQPGYRETLADTEAAGAAGADAALVVTPYYFRHDQRALASYYRDLADESPIRVYLYSVPKYTETALDPRTVESLATHPNVGGIKDSSGNLERLQRTAAMTEDADFSALVGSGSIYAAGLDHGAAGGVLALANVVPGLASDIYDRHTEGDADGARDLNRSLVELNRAVTARYGVPGLKAAMRSRSLPAGHVRRPFRPVDEDAATELAELVEAAR
- a CDS encoding DUF7384 family protein, encoding MSAESAARVVADADVLAADVCCGGASRAAMDHVRRHDWVTLVASDHLLDDAEAVLSELTDASLAADWRERIEAEREPVDHPATDHPGLASAYRGQAAHLLSFDEGLGSVDAGANLNRRMSLSVRTPDAFARLFDAESLYEAVVGGEYPGPDRDPRA
- a CDS encoding SDR family NAD(P)-dependent oxidoreductase; the protein is MTRDTALITGASSGIGRELARQFARHGHDVVAVARSEDILDGVAEEIESRYAVDVTPLAMDLDRDGASQELYDAVHERDLGVGILVNNVGIGTYGPFADADLDEERTQLRLNVVTLVELTRLFLDDFTDRDHGKILNVGSTAGFQPGPFMAGYYASKAYVNSFTEALAEELRDTGVSATVLAPGPVDTDFQSRAGMEDSAVGSTYKQPVEDVAKAGYTGLMKGKPVVVPGLPMKALYLLSRVTPRPILRRVARRVNEER
- a CDS encoding XTP/dITP diphosphatase gives rise to the protein MTIRFVTSNEGKVREAREYLAEPVEQVNYDYTEIQSDDLGDIAAHGAREAFEHLGGEEPVLVDDAGLFCDAFDGFPGPYSAYVQDTVGVQGVRDLVATADDDRARFRTVLAYCDGDEVNTFEGAVQGRIVDPRGDGGFGYDPIFEHDGQTMAEMSTAEKNAISHRGRALAKFADWLAAEPAERKGPR
- a CDS encoding helix-turn-helix domain-containing protein, with the translated sequence MKYLQVTLRHSAETIHPMHEFVCDHGGYDEYDLVNWNFATPDANTLLFHVRGPREPYEAALREVDGVRSFEVAPLGDDRFYVYVMDDPDETGEGLMAAFSRPSIAAVPPLSYRMDRSVSIGVLGEPDRLREVFEATPDGIRVDIERVGEYAADPAAAGARLTNRQREAVQAAQDLGYYEVPREATVADVADELDCSTGTAAEHLQKAAAELLGDLDC
- a CDS encoding NADH-quinone oxidoreductase subunit D, yielding MSGGTAETLVSPERATEPDIDGLVGEYVLDREEHLNAPGIVVRPDQVRTVLALLKREAGYDHCSCVTAQQYEDRYETIYHLKSYDDPTDELSVVVPTTVDEPWSESAAPVYETANWHEREAYDLVGIDYGDHPDPRRILLPRTWQGHPLSLDYDQDQPQVVPLEEHANPLHDDEREQDTLFLNIGPHHPSTHGVLHVETVLDGETVVDVDPDIGFIHRCEEQLCQNGTYRHQIMPYPDRWDWASSGLLNEWAYARAAEDLADIEVPEYAQVIRTMGAELCRIASHMLAIATYALDVFGEFTAVFQYGIRDREKALGLLEQLTGQRMMFNYLRLGGVAWDLPDPREAFFADVRETLATLPPALEEYHDLLTSNEVFQLRCVDTGHLDPDVAKEYGCTGPVARGSGIDYDLRRDDPYGYYDELDWDVVTRDGCDNFARVLVRLQEVEESAKIIEQCVDVLEDWPDEDRTIQSNVPRTLKPEADTEVYRAVEGAKGELGIYIRSDGTDEPARFKIRSPCFSNLSALPAIAEGEYVPDLVASLGSLDTIMGEVDR